The genomic window TTGGCATCCTGCGCCTTCAAGAGCGCCAGCGCACCCGCCTGTTCCTGCGCCGTGACCCGTTTGGCCGCTTCACATCGGCCCTGGTGTTTGTGCCACGGGATCGCTTCAATACCGAGCTGCGCATCAAGATAGGTAGCGAGCTGATGACCGCGCTGGACGGCCTGTCCATCGAATTCACTCCCATGCTGACGGACAGCCCACAGGCCCGCATCCACTACCTGGTGCGCGCCAAGGACAACGCGCCGCATGTGGCCAACTTTGCTGCACTAGAGGCCCGCATCACCCGCCTGACCCAGCGCTGGGAAGACGATTGCACCACTGAGCTGCTGCGCGCCCATGGAGAAGGCCCGGGCCTAGCCCTGGCCCACCGTTTTGCCGATGCATTCCCCACGGCCTACCGCGAAGACTTCTCGCCCCAAGTGGGTGCCGAAGATGCCGATATGTTGTTGGCGCTCTCCCCCACTTCGCCACTGGCCGTCAAGCTGTACCGTCCGCTGGACGCTGGCACCGGCATCCTGCGTCTGAAGATTTACAACACCTCCAAGGTTGCGTTGTCTGACTCGCTGCCCGTGCTGGAGCGTATGGGCGCCCGTGTGCTGGACGAACACCCCTACCGCATTGGCAACAATGGCGACACGCTGTGGATACACGACCTGGGTCTGCAACTGCCGGCTGACACGGACATTGCCAAGGTCAAATCCCGCTTTGAAGCGCTGTTTGCCACCGCCTGGCGCGGCGGTGTGGAGAGCGACGATCTGAACCGCCTGGTGCTGGTCACCAACCTGGATGCACGTGCCATCTCGGTGCTGCGCGCCTACACCCGTTACTTCAAGCAACTGGGCTTTGCCTTCAGCCAGAGTTACATCGAAGCGGCGCTCAACAAAAACGCCAGCATCGCCCAGTCCATCGTCGAACTGTTCATGGCCCGCTTTGACCCGGCCTTTGCGGGTGACCGTGCGGCCGCGCAGCAGCAGATCAAGCAAACGTTGGACACAGCCCTGAGCAACGTGGCCAGCCTGGACGAAGACCGCATCCTGCGCCAGTTTGTGGCCACCATCATGGCTACGTTGCGTACCAATCTGTGGCAGACCGCTGCCTCGGGCTCCGAGAAGCCCTACATCAGCTTCAAGCTCAACCCGCGCGAAGTGCCCGGTGTGCCAGAGCCCAAGCCGCTGTTCGAGATCTGGGTCTACTCGCCCCGTGTGGAAGGTGTGCACTTGCGTGGTGGCAAGGTGGCCCGTGGTGGCCTGCGCTGGTCGGACCGCCGCGAAGACTTCCGCACCGAGATTCTGGGCCTGGTCAAGGCCCAGCAGGTCAAGAACACCGTCATCGTGCCCGTGGGCTCCAAGGGTGGTTTTGTGCTGAAAAACGCGCCGCCTGCCAGCGACCGCGAGGCCTACCAGGCTGAGGGCATTGCCTGCTACAAGATTTTCCTGTCTGGCCTGCTGGACATCACCGACAACGTGGTCAAGGGCGCCGTGGTACCCCCCACCAACGTGGTGCGCCATGACGTGGACGACCCCTATTTGGTGGTCGCCGCCGACAAGGGCACGGCCACCTTCTCTGACATCGCCAACGGCGTATCTGCCGACTATGGCTTCTGGCTGGGCGACGCGTTTGCATCCGGCGGCTCGGTCGGTTACGACCACAAGAAGATGGGCATCACCGCACGCGGTGCGTGGGAAGCGGTCAAACGCCACTTCCGCACCCTGGGTGTGAACACACAGACCACTGCCTTCACCGTGGCCGGTATTGGCGACATGTCGGGCGACGTGTTTGGCAACGGCATGCTGTTGTCCGAACACATCAAACTGGTGGTGGCCTTTGACCACCGCCACATCTTCATCGACCCCAACCCAGATGTGGCCAAGTCGTTTGCCGAGCGCCAGCGCCTGTTCAACCTGCCCCGCTCCAGCTGGGATGACTACGACAAGAGCCTGATCTCGCAAGGTGGCGGCGTGTACCCGCGCAGCGCCAAGTCCATTCCCCTGAGCCCCGAGGCACGTGCCGTCATCGGCATCACAGCCGAAGAGCTGCCACCGCTGGAACTGCTCAAGGCCATCCTGCAAGCGCCTGTGGACCTGCTGTACAACGGCGGCATTGGCACCTATGTCAAAGCCAGTTTCGAGACCCATGCCCAGGTGGGCGACAAGTCCAGCGATGCGTTCCGTGTGAACGGCAGCGAGCTGCGTTGCAAGGTGGTGGCTGAAGGCGGCAACCTGGGTTGCACCCAAAACGGCCGTATCGAATACGCCCAGAAGGGTGGCCTGATCTACACCGACGCCATCGACAACTCCGCCGGTGTGGACTGCTCCGACCACGAAGTCAACATCAAGATTTTGCTGGGCGGCGTGGTCGAGGCCGGTGACCTGACGCTGAAACAGCGCAACGACCTGCTGGCATCCATGACCGACGAAGTGGGCCAACTGGTGCTGCAGGACAACTACTACCAGACCCAGGCGCTGGACATTGCCACCCACCGCCCCCTGTATGTGCTGGACGGCCAGCAACGCCTGATGCAGTGGCTCGAAGGCAGCAACCGCCTGAACCGCGCCATCGAGTTTTTGCCAACGGACGATGAAATCGCCCGCCGCCGCGCCCGCAAGGTTGGCCTGACATCGCCCGAAAATGCCGTCGTGTTGGCCTACGCCAAGATGAGTGTGTTTGACGAACTGGTGGCCAGCAACCTGCCGGACGATCCGTTCTTCAGCCGCGCACTCAAGGCCTACTTCCCCCAGGTCTTGACCGAGAAGTTTGGCCCCGCCATTGCAGCCCACCCGCTCAAACGCGAGATCATTGCCACCCATATCACCAACACGGTGGTCAACCGCACCGGCGCAACATTCGTCAACTTCATTGCGTCGGAATCGGGTGCCACGGCGGCGGACGTGATCCGCGCCTTCACACTGGCCCGCGAGATTTTTGACCTGGAGCCCATCTGGGACCAGTTGGATGCTCTGGACTACAAGGTCGATGCCAGCCTGCAGCTCGACCTGCTGAGCAAGCTCACCGCCATTGCCCAACGCGCCTCACGCTGGATGCTGCGCATCCGCGCCCAGGGCACCGACCTGCCCACGCTGATCCAGCGCTACCAGCCCGCCGCCCGCGAGCTGCGCCAGAACCTGGCCACCTGGCTGCCCCAGAGCGCACAAGACAGCTGGCAACAGGCCACCGACGTGCTGGTCAAAGCCGGTGTGGATGCGGCTTTGGCACAGAACCTGACGGCGCTGGAATTCATCTTCCCCGCACTGGACCTGGTGGACCTGGCCCAAAGCGCCAACACCGGCCTGGAACAGGCGGCACGGGCCTACTTCGGCATTGAGGCCGACCTGGCCCTGACCGAATGGCGTGCGCAGATCAACCGCCTGCCCACCGACACCCTGTGGCAAACCCAGGCCCGCGGCAGCGCGCGTGACGATGTGTACTCCATCGCCCGCCAGATCACGCTGGGCCAGCTGTCACGCGGTGCGGAGGGTGTGCAAGCCTGGCGCACAGAACATGGCCAAGCAATTGGCCGCCTGCAAGCCCTGCTGACCACCATCAGCACACAGGGACCGGATCTGGCGCCGGTGTCGGTGGCATTGCGGGAACTGCGGCACCTCGCCTAACTGCAGATGTACCTGCGCCGACTGGTGGCCGTCAAGGTCAACAACAGTCGGTGCAAGTATTTGCTACTATTTACATAGCGCAATAGTCATATTTTACGGGGGCTCCAGCCTGAATCGGCATATACCCCCTTCAATGCGACCCAAGCCGATCGCATCCACCGTTCTTGCTAAGAATTCGCTTGCACTGCAAATTTTGCTGGCATGCTGATTACGGTTTCAAACGGGCGATAGCCGTCGCTTGCGCTATTCGCCTGCGGGTCCAAAAAGCGCAGCTCGATAGAGCCTTCCTCGCGTTCTACAAAGCTCTTGACAGCATCCATCCCAACTCCACGGCCCGACACCTCGGTGACCTGCTCGGCAGTGGAAAAGCCCGGTGCAAAAATGAGCTGCGCAATTTCTTCTGGTGACAACTTCTGATCTTCGGTAATCAGTGCCTTTTCAATAGCCTTTTTGCGAATGTAATCGACTGCCAGTCCGCGCCCATCGTCACGTAGCTTGAGTTGCAACTTGCCCTCGGCTAGAGCCAGTTCCAGCTGGATACTGCCTGCCGCTGGCTTGCCCTTTGCAACACGCTCAGACCCGGTTTCGATGCCGTGATCCATCGAATTGCGATAAAGGTGCATGAAGACGTTTTTCAACAAATCCGCGATTT from Rhodoferax sp. AJA081-3 includes these protein-coding regions:
- a CDS encoding NAD-glutamate dehydrogenase, with the protein product MTSSALTELLSYTQEHAGPASSRIHDFVAAYFDNTDPDELVARGPSTLFAIANAHWRLLDAPRPPNTAKVRVFNPTLAEDGFVSDHTVVQIVNDNMPFLVDSVTMAINRSNRTAHWIVHPLLSVARDAKGKVQSVSSAAAATAAGSTNPVESLIQVECDRIVGVADQQALADELEQVLNDVRSAVQDWSAMLERARKMAADASRSSLSPAGRQEGVDFLSWLEDRHFTFLGARDYDLKRDGDVVSMVAKPETGLGILRGPVHTLETVLPPEAVALLESNELVLVTKAMTRATVHRPAWLDYVAVKRFDEAGQVIGEARFLGLYTATAYTAAVSEIPQVRSRVAAVMAAAGVVPDSHAAKSLQSILDAYPRDELLQIDTPTLTEHAIGILRLQERQRTRLFLRRDPFGRFTSALVFVPRDRFNTELRIKIGSELMTALDGLSIEFTPMLTDSPQARIHYLVRAKDNAPHVANFAALEARITRLTQRWEDDCTTELLRAHGEGPGLALAHRFADAFPTAYREDFSPQVGAEDADMLLALSPTSPLAVKLYRPLDAGTGILRLKIYNTSKVALSDSLPVLERMGARVLDEHPYRIGNNGDTLWIHDLGLQLPADTDIAKVKSRFEALFATAWRGGVESDDLNRLVLVTNLDARAISVLRAYTRYFKQLGFAFSQSYIEAALNKNASIAQSIVELFMARFDPAFAGDRAAAQQQIKQTLDTALSNVASLDEDRILRQFVATIMATLRTNLWQTAASGSEKPYISFKLNPREVPGVPEPKPLFEIWVYSPRVEGVHLRGGKVARGGLRWSDRREDFRTEILGLVKAQQVKNTVIVPVGSKGGFVLKNAPPASDREAYQAEGIACYKIFLSGLLDITDNVVKGAVVPPTNVVRHDVDDPYLVVAADKGTATFSDIANGVSADYGFWLGDAFASGGSVGYDHKKMGITARGAWEAVKRHFRTLGVNTQTTAFTVAGIGDMSGDVFGNGMLLSEHIKLVVAFDHRHIFIDPNPDVAKSFAERQRLFNLPRSSWDDYDKSLISQGGGVYPRSAKSIPLSPEARAVIGITAEELPPLELLKAILQAPVDLLYNGGIGTYVKASFETHAQVGDKSSDAFRVNGSELRCKVVAEGGNLGCTQNGRIEYAQKGGLIYTDAIDNSAGVDCSDHEVNIKILLGGVVEAGDLTLKQRNDLLASMTDEVGQLVLQDNYYQTQALDIATHRPLYVLDGQQRLMQWLEGSNRLNRAIEFLPTDDEIARRRARKVGLTSPENAVVLAYAKMSVFDELVASNLPDDPFFSRALKAYFPQVLTEKFGPAIAAHPLKREIIATHITNTVVNRTGATFVNFIASESGATAADVIRAFTLAREIFDLEPIWDQLDALDYKVDASLQLDLLSKLTAIAQRASRWMLRIRAQGTDLPTLIQRYQPAARELRQNLATWLPQSAQDSWQQATDVLVKAGVDAALAQNLTALEFIFPALDLVDLAQSANTGLEQAARAYFGIEADLALTEWRAQINRLPTDTLWQTQARGSARDDVYSIARQITLGQLSRGAEGVQAWRTEHGQAIGRLQALLTTISTQGPDLAPVSVALRELRHLA